The following proteins come from a genomic window of Rutidosis leptorrhynchoides isolate AG116_Rl617_1_P2 chromosome 10, CSIRO_AGI_Rlap_v1, whole genome shotgun sequence:
- the LOC139871668 gene encoding serine/threonine-protein kinase STN7, chloroplastic: MYVHKLPEMATLASIGGGSVKLQSFNSLPQSPFLGKRLKFKPLQEPNSNGSRFRILKLNSIVSAIGIDFVHDVFVGVGVGLPCTVMECGDMIYRSTLPRSNALTLTIPGAVLALGTLSYLWATPGVAPGFWDMFVLAFVERLFRPNYKKDDFVLGKKLGEGAFGVVYKVSMAKKTSAKEGDLVLKKATEYGAVEIWMNERVRRACASSCADFVYGFLESSTKKGAEYWLIWRFEGESTLADLIQSKEFPYNVESMILGEVQELPKGLERENKIIQTVLRQLLFALDGLHSTGIVHRDIKPQNVIFSEESRTFKIIDLGAAADLRVGINYIPKEFLLDPRYAAPEQYIMSTQTPSAPSAPVAAALSPVLWQLNLPDRFDIYSTGLILLQMAFPSFRTDSGLIQFNRQLKRCDYDLVAWRKSVEPRANADLRKGFELLDLDGGIGWELLTSMVRYKARQRTSAKAALAHPYFDKEGLLALSIMQNLRLQFFRATQQDYSEAAKWIIELMARSGTKKDGGFTEAELQVLKEIRLPKKANAQRNALASALRFQRKILKTLNESMDELNQRRKSMWWSRWIPREE; the protein is encoded by the exons atgtATGTACATAAACTACCTGAGATGGCAACTTTAGCATCTATAGGAGGTGGTTCTGTAAAGCTTCAGTCTTTTAATTCATTACCACAATCACCATTTTTAGGAAAAAGGTTAAAGTTCAAACCTTTACAAGAACCCAATTCAAATGGTTCAAGATTCAGAATCTTGAAATTAAATAGTATTGTATCTGCTATTGGAATTGATTTTGTTCATGATGTATTTGTGGGTGTTGGAGTTGGTCTTCCATGTACAGTAATGGAATGTGGTGATATGATATATAGAAGCACATTACCAAGATCAAATGCTTTAACACTTACAATTCCTGGTGCTGTTTTAGCTTTGGGTACACTTTCTTATCTGTGGGCCACACCTGGTGTTGCACCTGGTTTTTGGGATATGTTTGTTCTTGCTTTTGTTGAAAGATTATTCAGACCCAATTACAAAAAA GATGATTTTGTGTTGGGCAAAAAGTTGGGTGAGGGAGCTTTTGGTGTGGTTTATAAAGTTTCCATGGCTAAGAAAACTTCTGCAAAG GAAGGCGACTTGGTACTTAAAAAAGCTACAGAATATGGTGCGGTGGAGATTTGGATGAATGAGCGTGTGAGAAGAGCATGTGCAAGTAGTTGTGCTGATTTCGTGTATGGCTTTCTTGAG AGTTCTACAAAGAAAGGGGCCGAATATTGGCTCATTTGGCGGTTTGAAGGAGAATCCACACTTGCAGATTTGATTCAGAGTAAAGAGTTCCCTTACAAT GTTGAATCGATGATTCTTGGAGAGGTACAAGAGTTGCCGAAAGGATTAGAACGAGAGAATAAAATTATTCAAACGGTTCTTAGGCAACTCTTGTTTGCATTAGACGGTCTGCACTCAACAGGGATTGTTCATAGAGATATCAAACCACAAAATGTCATTTTCTCAGAAG AGTCTCGCACATTTAAGATCATCGATCTAGGAGCTGCAGCGGATTTAAGAGTAGGCATCAATTACATCCCAAAAGAGTTTCTTTTGGATCCAAG ATATGCAGCACCTGAACAATATATTATGAGTACACAAACTCCGTCTGCACCATCAGCTCCTGTTGCAGCTGCTCTTTCACCGGTTCTATGGCAG TTGAACCTTCCAGATCGTTTCGACATTTACAGCACGGGTCTCATATTACTACAAATG GCATTCCCTTCTTTTCGGACAGATAGCGGTCTCATACAATTCAACCGTCAACTAAAGAGATGTGATTACGACCTCGTTGCATGGAGAAAAAGTGTCGAGCCTCGTGCAAACGCTGACCTACGAAAAGGATTTGAGTTGTTAGATTTAGACGGTGGAATTGGATGGGAACTTTTGACATCTATGGTCCGGTACAAAGCTCGACAAAGAACAAGTGCTAAAGCTGCTTTGGCACACCCGTATTTCGATAAAGAAGGTCTTCTCGCTTTATCCATTATGCAAAATCTTAGGCTACAGTTTTTTCGAGCCACGCAACAAGATTATAGTGAAGCCGCTAAATGGATCATTGAGCTCATGGCCCGATCAGGAACAAAGAAAGATGGTGGATTCACTGAGGCCGAACTTCAAGTACTCAAA GAAATACGACTACCGAAGAAGGCAAATGCACAGAGAAATGCTCTTGCATCAGCCCTTCGGTTTCAACGAAagattttgaaaactttgaacgaGAGCATGGACGAGCTTAATCAACGTCGAAAAAGCATGTGGTGGAGTAGATGGATTCCTCGAGAGGAATGA